The window ACTCCTCCTCCCAAGTGCAAAAAAGTGTTACCTCTTTCTTTTGCCCAATACCTGACGTAATCTAAGAGCAAATTAAAAGGTGATTGGGGGAGAAATTCATCTTTAGTCGCACCTAAATGAGCTTGGACAATGCGATCGCATTCAAACAGTATACAAGCACTCGCTAATTGACCTGATAATTCTACTAAACATAGGTGAATGCGATCGTTCAACTTGGCTAACGCTTCAAAATAATGGCGATCAAAATAATAAAACTCTTTAGCCGAAACCCGTTGCATTGTTTGTTGGTAAACTTCCATAAATTGGTCGATATGCGTACCTAAAGGCACCATTTTCCCCGTAAAACCAGTCCGCTTACATTTATTAATTGTACTTTGATGACCTTTGCGAGTATGCGCCCAAATTTCTCCGATTGATAAAGTCAAATCAACCGAAATAGTTTCACCATTAAAAGTTAAAGTTTCTGGGGCAAAAACCTTTTCAAAACCCTGAGACAAAATCGGATGTAACCGGATAAAAGCTGAGCAAATACTTTTTCGTTTTAGGGTTTCTTTAAATTCTTGTAAAGCTGCATCTGCAAACCCAGAAGTAGAAATAGCGGTTTCACTTAGTAATAAACTAGGATAACCATAAGGAGAAATAATATCAAATATTGGAGGTTTAGTTGGATCTAATAGGGCAATATTTTGACAGGAACGAACTAAATAAGGTAAAAAGAAAATTCGATCTTTATCTACTAGTAAAAAAGCTTCAGCTATACTATCATTTCTAACAGCTTCTATGGCTACATACTCTGGTAAATGATAAATGTCGTGACGGAGGTTATTTAAAGTTTCTTGCCAAAGGGAATTTTTAGGATCGATAATTTGTGAGTTCATTAATTTTATCTGTCAAGCTCTGAC is drawn from Merismopedia glauca CCAP 1448/3 and contains these coding sequences:
- a CDS encoding GNAT family N-acetyltransferase — encoded protein: MNSQIIDPKNSLWQETLNNLRHDIYHLPEYVAIEAVRNDSIAEAFLLVDKDRIFFLPYLVRSCQNIALLDPTKPPIFDIISPYGYPSLLLSETAISTSGFADAALQEFKETLKRKSICSAFIRLHPILSQGFEKVFAPETLTFNGETISVDLTLSIGEIWAHTRKGHQSTINKCKRTGFTGKMVPLGTHIDQFMEVYQQTMQRVSAKEFYYFDRHYFEALAKLNDRIHLCLVELSGQLASACILFECDRIVQAHLGATKDEFLPQSPFNLLLDYVRYWAKERGNTFLHLGGGVGSNKDGVYHFKSGFSRQKHNFWTLRMIIDEEKYNYLVDCHSQTLNVSPEQLQESNFFPAYRAL